In the Malania oleifera isolate guangnan ecotype guangnan chromosome 1, ASM2987363v1, whole genome shotgun sequence genome, one interval contains:
- the LOC131152469 gene encoding uncharacterized protein LOC131152469 isoform X2, with the protein MDEVRASSAWVASRSSHVVVDSSGIEKVVDNILNSIPKVEWDFEGIHYFDNGPLTVQYLFVLDALNFCFWPDKDLNYDHLALGLKEALENDKSAFDADRLQQYTGPQLRELLKWPRLLPLEDERVRLLHEVGLELEQSFDGKASNLVKSCDKSAVKLVALITRHFPGFRDHSVYKGHQVFLYKRAQIFAADLWGAFKGKRYGEFCDIGSITIFADYIVPAVLQQLGVLRYSSSLASSIEANSEIGSGSEEEVELRACSIYAVEKMRELIKLKSGKQVLSVELDLWLWSFGIQCPSLQHHRTLSIYY; encoded by the exons ATGGACGAGGTTAGGGCAAGCTCTGCTTGGGTCGCCAGCCGCTCTTCTCACGTCGTCGTGGATTCTTCAG GAATAGAGAAAGTCGTGGACAATATTCTCAACTCTATCCCGAAAGTTGAATGGGATTTTGAAGGGATTCATTATTTTGACAATGGTCCACTCACCGTTCAGTATCTATTTGTTTTGGATGCATTGAATTTTTGTTTTTGGCCAG ACAAGGATTTAAATTATGATCATTTGGCTTTGGGGCTAAAGGAAGCATTGGAAAATGACAAATCTGCGTTTGATGCTGATCGCCTGCAACAGTACACAG GTCCTCAGTTACGTGAATTGTTGAAGTGGCCAAGGCTGCTTCCTTTGGAGGATGAACGGGTTCGCTTATTGCATGAG GTTGGACTTGAACTAGAACAAAGCTTTGATGGAAAAGCATCTAATCTTGTGAAGTCTTGTGATAAGTCAGCTGTGAAGCTTGTAGCTCTTATTACACGTCACTTTCCTG GCTTCCGAGATCACTCAGTGTACAAAGGCCACCAGGTATTCTTGTATAAAAGGGCTCAGATATTTGCAGCAGATTTATGGGGAGCGTTCAAGGGCAAAAGATATGGCGAGTTTTGTGACATAGGCTCAATTACTATATTTGCGGATTATATTGTTCCTGCTGTACTTCAGCAGCTTGGTGTGCTAAGATATAGTTCATCCCTGGCCAGCAGTATTGAGGCCAATAGTGAAATAGGCTCAGGCAGTGAGGAGGAAGTAGAGCTACGGGCTTGCTCCATATATGCTGTGGAAAAAATGAGGGAATTGATCAAGCTAAAATCTGGGAAGCAG GTCTTGAGCGTTGAGTTGGATCTTTGGCTTTGGTCTTTCGGTATCCAATGCCCATCTCTCCAACACCATCGAACTCTTTCTATCTATTATTGA
- the LOC131152469 gene encoding uncharacterized protein LOC131152469 isoform X1, with protein sequence MDEVRASSAWVASRSSHVVVDSSGIEKVVDNILNSIPKVEWDFEGIHYFDNGPLTVQYLFVLDALNFCFWPDKDLNYDHLALGLKEALENDKSAFDADRLQQYTGPQLRELLKWPRLLPLEDERVRLLHEVGLELEQSFDGKASNLVKSCDKSAVKLVALITRHFPGFRDHSVYKGHQVFLYKRAQIFAADLWGAFKGKRYGEFCDIGSITIFADYIVPAVLQQLGVLRYSSSLASSIEANSEIGSGSEEEVELRACSIYAVEKMRELIKLKSGKQVCSKSLLYVFLLSRFFFVQLIFLGILFPFECIFF encoded by the exons ATGGACGAGGTTAGGGCAAGCTCTGCTTGGGTCGCCAGCCGCTCTTCTCACGTCGTCGTGGATTCTTCAG GAATAGAGAAAGTCGTGGACAATATTCTCAACTCTATCCCGAAAGTTGAATGGGATTTTGAAGGGATTCATTATTTTGACAATGGTCCACTCACCGTTCAGTATCTATTTGTTTTGGATGCATTGAATTTTTGTTTTTGGCCAG ACAAGGATTTAAATTATGATCATTTGGCTTTGGGGCTAAAGGAAGCATTGGAAAATGACAAATCTGCGTTTGATGCTGATCGCCTGCAACAGTACACAG GTCCTCAGTTACGTGAATTGTTGAAGTGGCCAAGGCTGCTTCCTTTGGAGGATGAACGGGTTCGCTTATTGCATGAG GTTGGACTTGAACTAGAACAAAGCTTTGATGGAAAAGCATCTAATCTTGTGAAGTCTTGTGATAAGTCAGCTGTGAAGCTTGTAGCTCTTATTACACGTCACTTTCCTG GCTTCCGAGATCACTCAGTGTACAAAGGCCACCAGGTATTCTTGTATAAAAGGGCTCAGATATTTGCAGCAGATTTATGGGGAGCGTTCAAGGGCAAAAGATATGGCGAGTTTTGTGACATAGGCTCAATTACTATATTTGCGGATTATATTGTTCCTGCTGTACTTCAGCAGCTTGGTGTGCTAAGATATAGTTCATCCCTGGCCAGCAGTATTGAGGCCAATAGTGAAATAGGCTCAGGCAGTGAGGAGGAAGTAGAGCTACGGGCTTGCTCCATATATGCTGTGGAAAAAATGAGGGAATTGATCAAGCTAAAATCTGGGAAGCAGGTATGCTCCAAATCTCTCTTGTATGTGTTTCTTCTATCCAGGTTTTTCTTTGTCCAGCTAATATTTCTTGGAATTCTTTTTCCTTTCGAgtgcattttcttttaa